In a genomic window of Dyadobacter fermentans DSM 18053:
- the dusB gene encoding tRNA dihydrouridine synthase DusB translates to MVKIGNIELSEFPLLLAPMEDVSDPPFRAVCKENGADLMYTEFVSSEGLIRDAAKSVQKLDIFEYERPVGIQLFGSDVETMGSCAEIASRVNPDLIDINYGCPVKNVACRGAGAALLQDVPKMVKMTESVIKSTHLPVTVKTRLGWDDNTKNIQEVAERLQDIGIKALSIHGRTRVQMYKGAADWSLIAKVKENPRITIPIFGNGDVDTPEKALEYKNTYGVDGIMIGRATIGNPWIFNEIKHYLKTGEKLPPPTMEQRVDVCRRHLEFSIRWKGPVAGVFEMRRHYTNYFKGLEHFKPYRMRLVEAPTFDELDSILKEISNDYSEMVC, encoded by the coding sequence ATGGTTAAGATTGGAAATATAGAACTGAGTGAATTTCCGTTGCTGCTCGCCCCGATGGAGGACGTGAGCGACCCGCCGTTCCGCGCGGTGTGCAAGGAAAACGGGGCCGATTTGATGTACACCGAATTTGTGTCGTCCGAAGGGCTCATTCGTGATGCTGCCAAAAGCGTTCAGAAACTGGACATTTTTGAATATGAAAGACCGGTCGGCATCCAGCTGTTCGGTAGCGATGTGGAAACGATGGGCTCTTGCGCGGAGATCGCCTCACGTGTGAATCCCGACCTGATCGACATCAATTACGGATGCCCGGTGAAGAATGTCGCGTGCCGCGGTGCCGGCGCTGCATTGTTGCAGGACGTACCGAAGATGGTCAAAATGACCGAGTCGGTAATTAAATCGACGCATTTGCCGGTGACGGTCAAAACACGTCTCGGATGGGATGATAACACCAAAAACATCCAGGAAGTGGCGGAGCGGTTGCAGGACATCGGGATCAAGGCATTGTCCATTCACGGTCGCACACGCGTACAGATGTACAAAGGCGCCGCCGACTGGTCGCTCATTGCCAAAGTGAAGGAAAACCCGCGCATTACCATCCCTATTTTTGGGAATGGCGACGTGGATACGCCCGAGAAGGCATTGGAATACAAAAATACCTACGGCGTGGACGGCATCATGATCGGCCGCGCGACGATCGGCAACCCGTGGATCTTCAATGAGATCAAGCATTACCTCAAAACCGGCGAAAAACTGCCGCCGCCCACCATGGAGCAGCGCGTGGACGTCTGCCGCAGGCACCTCGAATTTTCGATCCGCTGGAAAGGGCCGGTGGCCGGTGTTTTTGAAATGAGAAGGCACTATACCAATTATTTCAAAGGGCTGGAACACTTTAAGCCATACAGAATGCGCCTGGTGGAAGCACCTACATTCGACGAGCTCGACAGCATCCTCAAAGAAATTTCGAACGATTACAGTGAAATGGTATGCTGA
- a CDS encoding acetyl-CoA carboxylase biotin carboxyl carrier protein subunit, with translation MLKVNVGNKPQAEQPENGQAFEIDQRKEGWFINGNAFDGDIAALGNNRFHVIWQNKSYNIEVISRNAAEKTTHLLINGQHYHTTAKDDLDLLLEKMGMQNSSAQKINNVKAPMPGLIQSIAVAEGDSIAKGDNLLVLVAMKMENVIKSSGSGVIKSLKVAPGQIVEKNQVLLEFH, from the coding sequence ATGCTGAAAGTAAACGTGGGAAACAAGCCGCAGGCCGAGCAGCCTGAAAACGGCCAGGCATTTGAAATCGATCAGCGGAAAGAAGGCTGGTTTATCAATGGAAATGCCTTCGACGGCGACATTGCGGCGCTTGGCAACAACCGTTTCCACGTAATCTGGCAGAACAAATCCTATAATATAGAAGTAATCAGCCGAAATGCGGCTGAAAAAACGACGCATTTGCTCATTAACGGCCAGCATTACCACACCACGGCGAAGGACGACCTCGACCTGCTGCTCGAAAAGATGGGAATGCAAAACAGCTCCGCGCAAAAGATCAACAACGTGAAGGCGCCCATGCCGGGGCTAATCCAGTCCATTGCCGTGGCTGAGGGCGACAGCATTGCAAAGGGCGACAACCTGCTCGTGCTCGTGGCGATGAAGATGGAGAATGTCATCAAATCGTCGGGCAGCGGCGTGATCAAATCGCTGAAAGTGGCGCCCGGACAGATTGTTGAAAAAAACCAGGTATTATTGGAGTTTCACTAA